The proteins below come from a single Malus domestica chromosome 03, GDT2T_hap1 genomic window:
- the LOC103422436 gene encoding transcription factor bHLH14-like produces MEELTSFCCSPTSSPTFQRRVQFIVQNRPECWLYAIFWQASKDSISDQVALSWAGGHLNNPRVRVPSNRSNRVITNNYQPKLGFSNMEKKKTAIISKRDEDVVDLDMRLLADNHDGTGDATHDSDRFYFYGVSLTQSFAAGQASKNILGRAFCSGGFVWLAGGHELQLYECERVKEARMHGIQTLVCITTSCGVLELASLDVIMQDWGLVHLSKSLFGSDQKNNKFKLLVPDPLEKIGFLSGGQKEFTIQEGGANEPIIHTDGSSTGSSYDSFGNFTPANTENPQSKKRGRSSSSNHGATSRESQLLNHVEAEKQRRDKLNHRICLLRSIVPNVSEMDRSSLLADAVAYMNQLKGKVDELEAKIQAQPPQKPLLTSQSTRSITDEHHQCSSCSNNYSNNNNHNNNNDNLNLNNNNDKVRGTNVLEVDVKIVGSNQAMIRVQCPDQDYPYARLMNALKGLELQVYHASISSVKKSMIQDVVVGLPYGFTSEEALRLGIIKRWYN; encoded by the exons ATGGAAGAACTTACATCCTTTTGTTGTTCACCCACTTCCTCACCCACATTTCAACGTCGTGTGCAGTTCATAGTTCAGAACAGGCCTGAATGCTGGCTCTATGCAATTTTCTGGCAAGCCTCCAAAGACAGCATCAGTGACCAAGTTGCGTTATCATGGGCTGGTGGCCATTTAAACAACCCTAGGGTTCGCGTGCCATCCAACAGAAGCAACAGAGTGATCACCAATAACTACCAACCCAAATTAGGGTTCAGCAATATGGAGAAAAAGAAGACGGCGATAATTAGCAAGAGAGATGAAGACGTGGTGGACTTGGACATGCGGCTGCTGGCCGACAATCATGACGGCACTGGCGATGCTACTCATGACTCCGACCGGTTTTACTTTTACGGCGTTTCGTTAACCCAATCTTTTGCTGCAGGCCAAGCGAGTAAAAATATTCTGGGACGTGCATTTTGTTCTGGTGGTTTTGTTTGGCTTGCAGGTGGCCATGAGCTTCAGTTGTACGAGTGTGAGAGAGTGAAGGAAGCAAGAATGCATGGGATTCAAACTTTGGTTTGTATTACTACTTCATGTGGGGTACTTGAACTGGCTTCTTTGGATGTAATCATGCAAGATTGGGGTCTCGTGCACCTATCAAAATCACTCTTTGGATCCGACCAGAAGAACAACAAATTTAAATTACTAGTTCCTGATCCCCTAGAAAAGATTGGATTTCTTTCAGGAGGTCAAAAAGAATTCACCATACAAG AAGGTGGTGCAAATGAACCCATTATCCATACAGACGGGTCATCAACAGGCTCATCTTATGACTCTTTTGGCAATTTCACCCCTGCGAATACAGAGAACCCTCAATCAAAAAAGAGGGGAAGATCATCATCTTCAAACCATGGAGCTACAAGTAGAGAATCACAACTACTGAACCATGTTGAGGCAGAAAAACAAAGGAGGGATAAGCTCAACCATCGAATATGTCTCCTTCGTTCTATTGTTCCCAACGTGTCGGAAATGGACAGGTCCTCTTTGCTCGCTGATGCCGTGGCGTACATGAACCAGCTCAAAGGTAAGGTTGACGAACTGGAGGCCAAAATCCAAGCACAACCACCACAAAAACCCCTACTCACTAGCCAAAGCACCAGATCCATAACTGATGAACATCATCAATGTTCAAGTTGTAGTAATAATTATAGTAACAACAACAAccacaacaataataatgataatttaaatttgaataatAATAACGATAAGGTTAGAGGAACTAATGTTTTGGAAGTGGATGTGAAGATTGTGGGATCAAATCAAGCCATGATTCGAGTTCAGTGTCCGGATCAAGACTACCCTTATGCTAGATTGATGAATGCACTCAAAGGACTTGAGTTACAAGTTTACCATGCGAGCATATCAAGTGTCAAAAAGTCAATGATTCAAGATGTTGTGGTAGGACTGCCTTATGGCTTCACTAGCGAGGAGGCCTTGAGACTTGGTATTATAAAAAGATGGTACAACTAG